ATCGCTGCGGATATTCAAAAGGCCTTTTTAGCGCTATGAACGGCAATTAAGCAACTTGCACTGTTACCCGATACAAGATAACAAAGGTAAGTTGCAGAGTAATGCGGAGGTGTAGAGTGTCACAAAATTCAGTTAAAGCAGAACTTCCTGAAAAGTAATTTAGGACACAGCGTTCAGGAGGTTGCTGAAATCAGATAATAGGTTTCGGATTGAGCATAGTGAATGTGCGAGTGATTGGAATTTTATTCATATAGTCTGGGTTAAGCTAATTATCATAAAAAATTAATATAAATCAACGTTGTAGTTATGCTATTTTGCAGCATACTATGGCCCCAATCGAATGACTATAACCTGTCAATTTAAAATAATTTTATTCTATGAAAAGTCTACCGAAAAGCATTTATAACAACTTGAACTTTTTGACCGCTGAGGTAGATTCCCAACTAGCCAGTTTACAGCAATATTTCGAAGTGGCGACTGCAGCCAATGCAAGGCGAATACTCGATCGCCTAGGGTATTCTAATAATTTAAAAACCCGTATTCATTCAAGTAGTGTCCAAGCACTCTCAAAAGGTAAAAATAATAGTGGTAGTCGCTTAAATCTGCGTATGGCTGAATTTATCGCCACCGATTTAGAGCGAATTACTGAGCTTTGCTGTAACAGTGTGCGGCATTTAGACTATATCTCTGATTTAAGTCTCCTTAAGCCAGAAAGTTATATTATTATCTTGGAAACCTTACGCCAAGAAATTCGCAAGATAGATAAAACATTGGCAAGTAATAATACAAAAATAGCCATTACTATCGGCCAAACAGAAGAACACATCCAAAAAAGTAGAAAAAAGCTTAGAAAGTATTACACCCAAGAATTAAAACAAAAAGATCATACTGAAATATTAATCCAAGGTTTATTTTTAACCTATGAATTTAAACAGATGGGTGAAGCCTTAAGACGTATCAGTGAATCTATTATTTCAGCAAATTTAGGGCAACCCGTTAATTTTGAAAGATTTTTTTCTCTGCAATCATTAATTAGTAAATTACCCAATGATGACGGCGAATTTAATATTGAACCCATAGCAGAAACACGCTCAGGCAGTTCAATATCGGCCATTACTTCAACCAGTAAAGATGAAAGTGGTTATGTAGCCATTTTTAAAGATGGACAGAAACGTAAAGTCAAAGAAGAAAAATTAGGGGTACAAAGCTGGCATGAATTATATCCAGGTTTAGCGCCTAAAATTTTGTCTTATAAAAAACGCGGAGAATCTGCCGCGCTGCTAATTGAGCATCTATCTGGCTATACTTTTGAACAAATATTATTAACCGAAAGCAGCGATTTATTAGCCGCAGCCCAACAACAATTACACACCACTTTAAGATCAGTTTGGCAAGCGACCCGCAGCAACAAACCAGTGTGTGCAAAGTTTATTAGCCAACTTGAGAAAAGAATGCCTGATGTATACAAAATACATCCTGAATTTCAGCGACAAAATGCAGTGATTGGTGGTTTGCCGCTTCCTTGTTTTGAAACATTAATGGCTCAAGCAAAAATAATTGAGGTGGATTTATTTTGCCCATTTTCTGTTTATATTCATGGTGACTTTAATCTAGATAATATTATTTATGATCCCCTCGAGAAAAAAATAAACTTTATTGATTTACACCGCTCCAGCCATATGGACTATGTTCAAGATGTCTCAGTTTTTATGGTTTCGAATTACCGTTTACAAATACTTGATAAACAAACTCGACAAAAAATCATGTCAGTGGCACAAACATTTTATAAAATGGCCAGACGTTACGCCGTGCGTGAAAAAGACAGCAACTTTGATCTAAGGTTAGCACTTGGCTTAGCCAGGTCTTTCGCCACATCAACCCGTTTTATCTTAGATAAATCATTGGCTAATCGTATGTATTTACGTGCTCAATATTTACTTGAACTGGTGCTATCACTAGAGCCAGAACAATACTCAAAATTTAGAATTCCCCTTAAGGAGCTATTCATTGAATAACTTAAAAGTTGCAGTTGTAGGGATCCCTGGTAAATGGTCAACTGAAGTATTAGCCGATCGCATCGAAGCGAAAACTGGATTTCGCTTAGTGGTCGACATGGCTGATGTAAAGTTAGATTTGAGCGACAACTCACTAGCATATAAAGGGGTAGACTTAACGCAATTAGATGCCATAGCAGTTAAAAAAATCAGTGCCGAATATAGCCCTAATACCGTCGACAGACTAGAGTTATTGCGCATAGCCGAAGGTCGTGGAGTTACAGTGTTTAGCGGCGCCGAACCCATGTTACGTTTAGTTGACCGCTTAAGCTGCACCGTCACCTTACGTAATGCCAATATTCCTATGCCAGATACCATAGTCACTGAATCGCTTGATCAAGCATTCGCTGCGGTTAAAGAATATGGCAGTGCGGTATTTAAGCCTTTGTTTTCAACCAAAGCACGAGGTATGTGTGTTATCGAAGCAAAACAAAGTGAAGCTGAAATCCGTAAAGCAATACAAGCTTTTTGCCAAACTAATCCTATGATGTATATTCAACGCAAGCTTGAGCTTAATGGTAAAGACTTAGGCATGGTTTTTCTGGCAGGTAAATATCTTGGCACTTATGCTAGGGTGTCTCAAAGTGACACTTGGAACACCACTATCCATAGTGGCGGAAAATATGAAGCATTCACTCCTTCAGCTGAAATCATAGCACTGGCCACTCGGGCCCAAGCCCCTTTTAATATGGACTTTACCACTGTAGATGTAGCGTTAACCGACCAAGGCCCCATAGTATTTGAAGTATCAGCTTTTGGTGGTTTTCAAGGGGCACTTGAAGGAGCTGGCATAGACGCTGCCGAGTTATACACACAACACATAATACAACAACTATCCCTGCAAAAAGGCAATACATAATGAATTTGGAACTTGAAGACCTAGTACAAAAACTTCGCACAACTGAAAAACTGGTCGACAAACCACTTTTATTAAAATTAGACAACTGCATTATAGAAGTAGGTAGTAACAGCCAAGAATTATTAGCTAAATTAGCTGCCTATTTTAAACATATTGTGTGTTTATCTGGGCAAGCCAATATTTCGATGCTTGCCATAGAAAAACCTGTGGAAGACTTATCACTGCCCTTCAAAGATTGGCGTAGAGAAGGGGGTAAATCAGGCCGTAAAGACAGTTATTACGATTTTCCCAGCGCGCGGGTAGTACACAAAGTTAAGACAGATATGTGTTTTCTGCAAAGTGAAAATCTAAAGTTAGCATCTGGCCCTTGCATTAAAAATGACAATCAAGTGATTAACTTTATCAATAGCCAATACCTAAACTGGTTACAGCAACAAGATTGGCAAAATTGCCATGCTGCTGGCTTAGTTCGAAACGGTAACGCAATTGCTATGGCAGGGTTTTCTGGTGGTGGAAAATCGACATTAATGCTGCACTTAATGGAATTAAGCGATACGCAATTTCTTAGTAACGACAGATTATTAATTAAAAATGACGGTCAACAAACAATAGCAAAAGGTATTCCTAAACTGCCTAGAATTAATCCGGGCACTATCATCAATAACCCACGCTTAATTGGGATGTTTAAGCCACAAAAAATAGCTGAATTAAATGCCATGCCTTTAGCTGAATTGTGGGATTTAGAAGAGAAATATGACGTATTTATTGAAGACTTATACGGCCCAAATCGAATTTGCGATACTGCGCCTCTTAATGCATTCATTGTCTTAAATTGGCACCGTGATAATACCAATGCAATGGCAATTGCTCAGGTCGATTTAACCCAAAGAAGGGACTTATTAGCAGCAGTAATGAAATCTTCAGGGCCATTTTATCAATATACTGATGGCAGTTTTTATCAAGATACCACAGCGTTAAATGAAGAGGCATACCTACAAGCTTTATCCAATGTGCCCATATATGAAGCCAGTGGCCAAGTTGACTTTGCCGCTTTGGTGGCGTTTTGTGACAAACATTTGTTTGCAGGGCTGTAAGGTAGCTATACAGTGTCTCATTTATATTGTGCCTTTATTCGTCACGGTGATTATCATCAATTAGCAAACACCCCAAGTGCACTGCAACCTTACCCTTTAAACACTGAGGGTAAAAAGCAAGCACTAGCTGGCGCGCAAGAATTAGCTAACTTATTAGATAAATATAACTGTATGTTAGATCCTGCAGTGGATTGTTCAAACCTGCTACGAGCTTGGCAAACCGCGAGTATATTTATCGAACAATTGCAACCGTATTTTGCCTCTGCCCCTAAACTGGTTGGATATGATGCTTTAGCCGAACGCACCGTCGGCTGTGCCGCAAACCTGTCCATTGAACAAATTGAAGCTGTACTTCATCAAGATCCTCGTTATCAAGTACCAGACAAAAATTGGAAATCAGATAGTCATTATTGCTTACCTTTACAAGGAGCAGAGTCCTTATTACAAGCAGGGGAAAGAGTTAAAACCCACCTAAGTCAGTGGGCAAACTCGGTAAACAAACTTCCAGAAACAATCATCTCTCCCGAAAAAAACAAACTAAAATTATTCTTTGGCCATGGTGCCGCGTTTCGACATGCTGCCTACCATTTAGATATTTTAACATTTGAACAGATTGCAGCTCTGAGTATGTATCATGCACGGCCGATACTTTTTAAAGTCGACAATGGATTGTTTTCACATATAGATGGTCATTGGAAAATACGCCAGCAATCAGATCTTGCAATTGATTAAGCTCTTTTGTGGCTCACAATATTCCGTGCCTAGTCAAAATAATATTCTGACTTTCATCTAACTGTAATCAATGTGTAATATAAATAGAACCAAGGTTTCTTATTTTTATTTAAAATATGCCAAACACTGGACTGTCTGACTACATACCTAAATTTGATTGTTATCACCCTAATGCCATAGTACTGCCTATCCAAGGTGAAAATTGGCAATTAGATGCTAAACATTCAGGTAACTTATTGCGCTCAAAAACAGATCGACATGATGTTGATTTAAGCCAGCACGTAAATTGGCTATGGCCGAAAAAAACACTTTATTTTATTTCTGATGCCCATGCTGATGCTGACGCTTTTATCGCTTCATTAGTCGCCACAGGCACAGTATTAAAAACGGGTACTGGTGCAACTGATTTTGTAGTCAATAAAGCCTCTCAAGATGCGACTTATATTATAGGTGGCGATTGTTTAGATAAAGGTCCAAGTAATTTACAGTTACTTGATGCGCTGCAACACCTCAGACAAAGTAATGTGAAAGTAAAATTACTGGCTGGTAATCACGATATGCGGCTGTTAATGGGCCTACAATCTTTGCAAGGTAAAAAAGACACCTTAACAGAACACTTATTTGTGCGAATGGGCAATAAAGTGGTTCCGCTACTGAAAGAGGTTTACGAACTTTATGTAAAAGACAAACCTACGTCACCATCATTACCCAGTAGTAAAGAGTGCCGTAAACGGTTATTTCCTGGTGACGACTGGTTCCAAAAATTTCCACTCGCAGCTACTTTATTGACCTCAGAAAGTGTGGAGCGAGAATTAAACCGTATGGAAAACAAAATAGCCTCTTTTGAAAAGAGCTGTTTAAAATCAGGATTAACGATACTTGATGTTTATGCCACGGCTTTAAAATGCCAAGAGCTATTTCTCGATAAAAACGGGCAATATGGCTGGTTTTTTGATTCCATGAAATTAATTTACCGTAAAGGGGCGTTTCTATTTTTACATGCAGGTGTCGACGACACTATCTGTAAGCAAATAAATGAATTTGGCATAAAAGATATTAATCAACGATACCAACAACTGGTTAAAAAAGATCTGTTTAGCTTTTACTACGGCACTCTAGCCAACTCTTTACGTACTAAATACAGACCCGTTGATATGCCACTCACCGAAGAGGGGGTGAATATCTTTAAAAATGAAGGCTTGCACTTTATTGTTCATGGTCATAAAAATCGTAAACAAGGGCAGCGCATAGTCAATCAAAATGGCATCATACATATTGAAGCTGATATTACTCTGGATCGTAATTCTAGGAAAAAAGAAGGTCTTTGTGGTATTGGTATGGGGGCGACTATTATTCATCCTGATCGTCGGATAGTAGGGATCAGTAATGATTACCCTTATGCCAAAGTTTTTGATCCAAGGCACTACATTTAAATTAGGAACAAGCATGTTGCAAAACAAAAACACCTTTCGTCACGAGTCGTTACAAGACAATAAAAGTATTCAAGATATATTAAAGGCAATTACCAAAGGCATGGGTAAAGGTAAACTTGAACTAAGTGATGATAACGGTGTGATCGAGATCCATCCTGAAGGGCTATTACATTTAAAAGTATCTGCTAGCGAAGAAGAAAATCGCCACCGCCTTGATGTCAGGATCAGTTGGCAACCGAAAGAACAAGTATTAGAACAAAAAGCACTAAAAATCGAATAGTAGGCCAATACTTATATGCTTTGATAGTGACTCATTTTATCCTTTAAAGCATATAACGAACAGAATTTGTGCCGACATTAGTGCAACTAAATGGTGCGGTTCATAATATTGTGTAATGGATTGAACTATTAAATTATATTGCTAATACTTCACGTCCCTCTTATCCATTGTTTAGAATCTATTTGACCTAGGCTGGTAATATTACAAAAAATTTACATTCTACAAGTAGCTTTAATATCTAAATATTCATACAATTATTCGGTTTATTTATATTTAAAATAACAGATATGTCGATTCAAAATAAAAGATTAAAAACTTGGGGATTACTCACTACTTTGTGTTTATTGGGTAATTTACTATTCACAGGCTGTGCCAAAAACCACACAATTACTAAGGCAGAGGTCGCGCCGCAGCTAGACATAAAAAAGCCTAACATCATTTTCTTTTTTACTGACGATCAAGCCTACGACACTATAGGAGCCTTTGGTAATCCAGATGTCAAAACCACAAACATTGATAAATTAGCCAATCAGGGCGTAGTATTTGCTCGACATTACAACACCACTTCTATTTGCATGGCTAGTCGTGCCAGTATCATGTCTGGTATGTACGAATATAAAAACGGTACTAATTTTGGCCACGGTCCCATGGCTACCACTATTTGGCAAAAATCCTATCCGGTACTATTGAAGCAATCGGGATATAAAGTGGGGTTTGCTGGTAAATTTGGTTTTGCAGTAGCTGATATGTCTGCTAAAAAGCGGAATGAAGAAGAAGGTAAAATAGCCCAACATGATTTTGATTTTTGGGGCGGTAGCCCTGGGCAAACCAGTTATGCAACCGCGCGAAATAAAACAATCAAAAAGTATGCAAAAGATTACCCTCATAGTAGTTTGGCTTATGGCGCGGCCAGCATTGATTTTATCAAAGATTCAGTCAAAACTAGTCAACCTTTTGCTATGAGTGTTTTTTACAAAGCGCCTCATAGACCTGTATCGCCAGACCCTAAGTTTGATCATGTCTATGAAAATACAGAATTTAGAAAACTGCCCAACTATGGTCGTGAAGCAGGAAAGCACTTCTCTAAACATTCACAACTTGGCCGACAGTATCCTAGGTTTGTAGATTGGGGCTACTCCGAAGAAGACTCTTACCAACAAGCTTTACGAGAATACCATCAACTGATTTATGGCATCGACCAATCAATCGGCATGATTTTAGAGGAAATTGAAAAACAAAATATTGCTGATAATACAGTAATCATTTTTGCTTCGGACAATGGTTATTTTAATGGTTCTCATGGCTTAGGCAGTAAAGTATTACCTTATGAAGAAGGCGCAAGAGTCCCCCTTATTATTTATGATCCTCGTAATAGACAAAGTGGCAAGATGCGTACTACTGCATCGTTAACGGCTGGTGTGGATATCAGTGCCACTATTTTAGATCTTGCAGGTATTGAAAAACCTAGCTCATGGGATGGCGTCAGTTTGTTACCGATATTACAGGAAACAAATCAACAGGTCAGACCCAGTATGCCGCATATTCAAGTATGGGGTCACGAGGAAACTCGCAACTTAACAGTGTTAGATGATCGC
The sequence above is a segment of the Paraglaciecola sp. L3A3 genome. Coding sequences within it:
- a CDS encoding phosphotransferase, yielding MNFLTAEVDSQLASLQQYFEVATAANARRILDRLGYSNNLKTRIHSSSVQALSKGKNNSGSRLNLRMAEFIATDLERITELCCNSVRHLDYISDLSLLKPESYIIILETLRQEIRKIDKTLASNNTKIAITIGQTEEHIQKSRKKLRKYYTQELKQKDHTEILIQGLFLTYEFKQMGEALRRISESIISANLGQPVNFERFFSLQSLISKLPNDDGEFNIEPIAETRSGSSISAITSTSKDESGYVAIFKDGQKRKVKEEKLGVQSWHELYPGLAPKILSYKKRGESAALLIEHLSGYTFEQILLTESSDLLAAAQQQLHTTLRSVWQATRSNKPVCAKFISQLEKRMPDVYKIHPEFQRQNAVIGGLPLPCFETLMAQAKIIEVDLFCPFSVYIHGDFNLDNIIYDPLEKKINFIDLHRSSHMDYVQDVSVFMVSNYRLQILDKQTRQKIMSVAQTFYKMARRYAVREKDSNFDLRLALGLARSFATSTRFILDKSLANRMYLRAQYLLELVLSLEPEQYSKFRIPLKELFIE
- a CDS encoding GAK system ATP-grasp enzyme; its protein translation is MNNLKVAVVGIPGKWSTEVLADRIEAKTGFRLVVDMADVKLDLSDNSLAYKGVDLTQLDAIAVKKISAEYSPNTVDRLELLRIAEGRGVTVFSGAEPMLRLVDRLSCTVTLRNANIPMPDTIVTESLDQAFAAVKEYGSAVFKPLFSTKARGMCVIEAKQSEAEIRKAIQAFCQTNPMMYIQRKLELNGKDLGMVFLAGKYLGTYARVSQSDTWNTTIHSGGKYEAFTPSAEIIALATRAQAPFNMDFTTVDVALTDQGPIVFEVSAFGGFQGALEGAGIDAAELYTQHIIQQLSLQKGNT
- a CDS encoding HprK-related kinase B; its protein translation is MNLELEDLVQKLRTTEKLVDKPLLLKLDNCIIEVGSNSQELLAKLAAYFKHIVCLSGQANISMLAIEKPVEDLSLPFKDWRREGGKSGRKDSYYDFPSARVVHKVKTDMCFLQSENLKLASGPCIKNDNQVINFINSQYLNWLQQQDWQNCHAAGLVRNGNAIAMAGFSGGGKSTLMLHLMELSDTQFLSNDRLLIKNDGQQTIAKGIPKLPRINPGTIINNPRLIGMFKPQKIAELNAMPLAELWDLEEKYDVFIEDLYGPNRICDTAPLNAFIVLNWHRDNTNAMAIAQVDLTQRRDLLAAVMKSSGPFYQYTDGSFYQDTTALNEEAYLQALSNVPIYEASGQVDFAALVAFCDKHLFAGL
- a CDS encoding histidine phosphatase family protein translates to MSHLYCAFIRHGDYHQLANTPSALQPYPLNTEGKKQALAGAQELANLLDKYNCMLDPAVDCSNLLRAWQTASIFIEQLQPYFASAPKLVGYDALAERTVGCAANLSIEQIEAVLHQDPRYQVPDKNWKSDSHYCLPLQGAESLLQAGERVKTHLSQWANSVNKLPETIISPEKNKLKLFFGHGAAFRHAAYHLDILTFEQIAALSMYHARPILFKVDNGLFSHIDGHWKIRQQSDLAID
- a CDS encoding metallophosphoesterase, producing the protein MPNTGLSDYIPKFDCYHPNAIVLPIQGENWQLDAKHSGNLLRSKTDRHDVDLSQHVNWLWPKKTLYFISDAHADADAFIASLVATGTVLKTGTGATDFVVNKASQDATYIIGGDCLDKGPSNLQLLDALQHLRQSNVKVKLLAGNHDMRLLMGLQSLQGKKDTLTEHLFVRMGNKVVPLLKEVYELYVKDKPTSPSLPSSKECRKRLFPGDDWFQKFPLAATLLTSESVERELNRMENKIASFEKSCLKSGLTILDVYATALKCQELFLDKNGQYGWFFDSMKLIYRKGAFLFLHAGVDDTICKQINEFGIKDINQRYQQLVKKDLFSFYYGTLANSLRTKYRPVDMPLTEEGVNIFKNEGLHFIVHGHKNRKQGQRIVNQNGIIHIEADITLDRNSRKKEGLCGIGMGATIIHPDRRIVGISNDYPYAKVFDPRHYI
- a CDS encoding amphi-Trp domain-containing protein — encoded protein: MLQNKNTFRHESLQDNKSIQDILKAITKGMGKGKLELSDDNGVIEIHPEGLLHLKVSASEEENRHRLDVRISWQPKEQVLEQKALKIE
- a CDS encoding sulfatase, with the protein product MSIQNKRLKTWGLLTTLCLLGNLLFTGCAKNHTITKAEVAPQLDIKKPNIIFFFTDDQAYDTIGAFGNPDVKTTNIDKLANQGVVFARHYNTTSICMASRASIMSGMYEYKNGTNFGHGPMATTIWQKSYPVLLKQSGYKVGFAGKFGFAVADMSAKKRNEEEGKIAQHDFDFWGGSPGQTSYATARNKTIKKYAKDYPHSSLAYGAASIDFIKDSVKTSQPFAMSVFYKAPHRPVSPDPKFDHVYENTEFRKLPNYGREAGKHFSKHSQLGRQYPRFVDWGYSEEDSYQQALREYHQLIYGIDQSIGMILEEIEKQNIADNTVIIFASDNGYFNGSHGLGSKVLPYEEGARVPLIIYDPRNRQSGKMRTTASLTAGVDISATILDLAGIEKPSSWDGVSLLPILQETNQQVRPSMPHIQVWGHEETRNLTVLDDRYKYIYWYYQDEKQNLVPTEELYDLANDPYEMKNIASDVRYASTLEKMRNLYDQHVDQWQQESVQYNGYSKYGQLFDRHLSWSAKQHILKQKSKK